The DNA segment ACGAAGGCGGGTCATCTGCGTCGCTGGGACGGGTTTGTCGCGCGCGGCGAAGGATCGGCCGAAGCGGCCCGTCTGGAAGCCGCAAACCGACTGACCGATCTAGAAGCGCAATTGCCCGCATTGCGCAAAGCGGCCGAGACTGCTGCCACACAGGAAAGCAGCGCCCGCGAGGAACTGTCTGCACTGCAAACCGCCTTGGTTGCACAAGAACGCGACATAGCCGCAGCGATAGAGGCAGAACGCGCCGCCTTGCGCAGTTTTGATCAAGCCGAAGCCGCCAAGGAGCGCATCGCTGCAAGGCTTGAGGAACTGAAGGCTGCTGCCTCTGAGCTCGATGAACAATTTACCAGCGCGAAAACAGAATTGGAAAGCGCTAATGACGCCCGCGCGGCTTTGCCTCCGCCCGATGCGGGTCGCGCTTCGTTAGAAGCGGCACAATCAAAGCACGAAGCCGCAAAATCTGCCGTTCAGGCGGCACTGGCCGGATTGGCCGCGCACGATCAGGGATTGGCTGTTTCACGCGAAAGGCTTGCCGCACAACAGGCGGATTACTCCAACTGGAAGGCAAGATCAGGCGAAGCCGCCGCGCGTGTTGCCGAAACCACCCGGCGCCTTGAAGAGATCGAAGAAGAACGCGCGGTAATCGCGGCAAAGCCGGCGGCATTGCATGCTGAAATCGAACAGGGGGACGCGGTCCGGGTTCGATTAACGCACGAATTGGAAGCCGCGCAGGCGGCAATGGATCTGTGCCAGACGGCCATTGGCGATGCCGATCGCGCCCTTGCCGAAGCGCAGGAAACGCTAACGGTTGCGCGCGAAGGTCGTGCCACATTGGCCGCAAGAGCCGAAAATCAGGAAGCGCGCCGAAGCGAGATGGCGCGCATTTCGGGCGAACGATTCCAATGCCCACCCCCCTTGCTGGCGCAGCGGTTTGAATTTGACGAAGACACGATCAAACCTGCGACCGAAGAATCCGAAGAAATGGACAAGCTAAGCGCCAGCCGCGAGCGGATTGGGCCGGTGAACCTCGTCGCTGCAGAAGAATTGACCCGGATCGAGGAAGAGCACGGGACAAGCGCCAGCGAACAAGCGGAGTTGGTCGAAGCCGTTGGTCGTTTGCGCGGATCCATCGGCAATCTCAATCGCGAAGGGCGCGAGAGATTGCGCGCCGCTTTCGAAGAGGTCGATGGCCATTTCCGCATTCTGTTCACCCGTCTGTTCCAAGGGGGTCAGGCGCATCTCGCTTTGGTTGATTCAGACGATCCGTTGGAAGCCGGTCTTGAAATTTACGCTCAACCGCCGGGCAAGCGGCTGCAATCGCTTTCGCTTCTGTCAGGTGGCGAACAGGCGTTGACAGCGACCGCGTTGATCTTCGCCCTGTTCCTTACCAATCCGGCACCAATCTGCGTCTTGGACGAAGTGGACGCGCCGTTGGACGACGCCAATGTCGAACGGTTCTGCGACTTGCTCGATTCCATGGTGCGCACCACAAAGACACGATATTTGATCGTCACCCACAACGCCGTCACGATGAGCCGTATGCACCGATTGTTCGGCGTAACGATGGCTGAAAAAGGGGTCTCTCGCTTGGTGAGCGTTGATTTGGGTGAAGCCGCGTTGATGGCGGCGGAATAAAGCCAACCGCCGAATTGAGCCGAACCCTAGGTCTCAATCGCGCGAGCGAGACGCGAACGAACGCTCTGCAACTTCGCAATCAGATCTTCGGGAACAGCGTGATCCGCCATAGGCTCGCTTCGCACAGCTGCGCCGCTCTCATCGCCGCCTTCTGCACGCCGATCGCCTAATCGTCGATCACCCTGCCTTCGGTCTAACCCATCGGCTCCACTTGATCGCAGGACCGCTTCGGCACCTTTAAGTGTGTAGCCTTCTTCGTTGACGAGCGTGTTGATCGCTTTGACCATAACGACGTCGGAAGGACGGTAATACCGCCGTCCCCCGCTGCGTTTGAGCGGCTCCAACAAGGAGAATTGTTGCTCCCAATAGCGCAGGACATGCGGTTTTATGCCAAGGCCGTCGCTCACTTCGCCAATCGTGCGAAGCGCGCCATCATCCTTGCCATCATCAAAATCTGACATCTGATCCCGCTGTCCAATTCGCCCTCAATCGGGCCTATGATCGGGCCGGTTTAGCCCTTTGCTATCCGCTCTTTGAGCAATTGGCTCGCACGGAATGTCAAAACGCGGCGCGGTGTGATCGGCACTTCGACGCCAGTTTTTGGATTGCGCCCAACCCGCTCATTCTTGTCGCGAAGAACAAAACTGCCAAAGCCTGAAATTTTGACATTCTCGCCGTCTTCGAGCGCGCCGGTCATCTTATCAAGAATGGCCTCGACAAGATCGAGCGATTCCGCGCGGCTAAGGCCCATTTTGCGGTTAATCGTCTCTGCCAAATCTGCCCGGGTCAACGTACCTACTGAACGCATCATACGGA comes from the Erythrobacter sp. Alg231-14 genome and includes:
- a CDS encoding MerR family transcriptional regulator; this encodes MSDFDDGKDDGALRTIGEVSDGLGIKPHVLRYWEQQFSLLEPLKRSGGRRYYRPSDVVMVKAINTLVNEEGYTLKGAEAVLRSSGADGLDRRQGDRRLGDRRAEGGDESGAAVRSEPMADHAVPEDLIAKLQSVRSRLARAIET
- a CDS encoding integration host factor subunit alpha; this translates as MMRSVGTLTRADLAETINRKMGLSRAESLDLVEAILDKMTGALEDGENVKISGFGSFVLRDKNERVGRNPKTGVEVPITPRRVLTFRASQLLKERIAKG